The proteins below come from a single Demetria terragena DSM 11295 genomic window:
- the mptB gene encoding polyprenol phosphomannose-dependent alpha 1,6 mannosyltransferase MptB, translating to MKALAPARIPLLLVSFGLLLLVGAAKANAAKPPLGTTTWLPEMGYYPSARAVTILLFGAYIAGALAVLAGLARPLIARRATAWVLLLGALVLLTSPIGSGDHTNYAAYGRIAIQGGDPYSASPEDWRGGLDPITASVQPPWRDTPSIYGPFATALMAVSSWIGGDNLRLTVGIWQVFIVGAWLAMRWLLFRLCDGERAQGRVDVLWTFNPLVFGPLVLGAHVDLIAAALAVAALVALPRSPLVAGMFVGAAASTKVTYAVVALGIVWAWRAAVLRHPAWRVDSARGRLRQLVDPWRTSGTRERVRDLVIGALAVVVPCYLVAGPHVLKQLGAAGGSFSFATPAAPLWIALRHVLPEWAVGAVVFVLAASAMIGLAWLLHRVAYRVRLGRRIPDAITRQAVVTTWALSTAYVFCAPYALPWYDALVWALLPILLEMAWDAALVGRALFMVLAYVPGRVLGLSPGVEAFTLNFRINIAPWFTTLFLVLLVWLCWRELHRQNLPPIPPRKPPLQHQT from the coding sequence GTGAAAGCCCTTGCGCCCGCTCGTATCCCGCTACTGCTGGTGTCTTTTGGCCTGTTGCTGCTCGTCGGCGCGGCCAAGGCAAATGCGGCAAAGCCGCCGCTGGGCACCACCACCTGGCTGCCAGAGATGGGGTATTACCCCAGCGCCCGTGCGGTCACCATCTTGCTGTTCGGTGCCTACATCGCCGGTGCGCTCGCCGTACTCGCCGGGCTGGCACGTCCATTGATCGCCCGACGAGCAACCGCATGGGTGCTGTTGCTCGGTGCGCTGGTCCTCCTCACGTCGCCGATCGGCAGTGGCGACCACACCAACTACGCGGCATATGGGCGGATCGCTATTCAAGGCGGTGACCCTTACAGCGCATCCCCCGAGGACTGGCGGGGCGGGCTCGATCCGATCACGGCCTCGGTGCAGCCGCCATGGCGCGATACGCCGAGCATCTACGGCCCGTTTGCGACCGCCCTGATGGCAGTGTCCTCGTGGATCGGCGGGGACAACCTGCGTCTGACGGTGGGCATCTGGCAGGTCTTCATCGTCGGCGCATGGCTAGCGATGCGGTGGTTGCTCTTTCGGCTGTGCGACGGTGAGCGGGCTCAGGGGCGCGTTGATGTGCTGTGGACCTTCAACCCGCTCGTCTTCGGACCCTTGGTCCTGGGTGCCCATGTCGATCTGATCGCTGCGGCGCTGGCCGTGGCAGCGTTGGTTGCCTTGCCGCGAAGTCCATTAGTCGCAGGCATGTTCGTAGGGGCTGCCGCGAGCACCAAGGTGACTTATGCGGTCGTGGCCCTGGGCATCGTGTGGGCCTGGCGCGCGGCGGTGTTGCGTCATCCCGCCTGGCGCGTCGACTCGGCGCGAGGGCGACTGCGGCAACTGGTCGACCCGTGGCGTACCTCAGGCACACGCGAGCGAGTGCGTGACCTCGTGATCGGAGCGTTGGCGGTCGTGGTGCCTTGCTATCTCGTCGCTGGGCCGCATGTCTTGAAGCAGCTTGGAGCCGCCGGGGGATCGTTCTCGTTCGCCACACCTGCTGCGCCGCTGTGGATTGCCCTGCGCCATGTGCTGCCCGAATGGGCTGTCGGTGCAGTGGTATTCGTGTTGGCTGCCTCGGCCATGATCGGGCTGGCGTGGCTGCTGCATCGGGTCGCCTATCGAGTTCGCCTCGGGCGGCGCATCCCGGACGCGATCACTCGCCAAGCTGTCGTCACGACCTGGGCGCTCTCCACGGCGTATGTCTTCTGTGCGCCCTACGCGCTGCCGTGGTACGACGCACTGGTCTGGGCGCTTTTGCCAATCTTGCTCGAAATGGCTTGGGACGCAGCGCTCGTCGGGCGAGCGCTCTTCATGGTGTTGGCCTACGTGCCGGGTCGTGTACTCGGGCTAAGCCCCGGAGTCGAGGCGTTCACGCTGAACTTCCGGATCAACATCGCGCCGTGGTTCACCACGCTCTTCCTGGTCCTGCTGGTGTGGCTGTGCTGGCGTGAACTACACCGGCAAAACCTGCCACCGATTCCACCGCGCAAGCCACCGCTGCAACACCAGACCTAA
- the pheA gene encoding prephenate dehydratase: protein MTRHGYFGPRGTFTQMALRDWLADDDAAFAEAVPFATVPAALDGVRTGEVDVVMVPIENSVEGGVSATLDALNSGDPLSIQGEVLVPIKFVLAARAGTQRADINGVGSHSHAWPQVRAWMAKELPRAAYVPALSTAAAAEALASGEAQPFEAAVCAPLAADVFDLEVLAHDIGDNASAVTRFVLVGRRGLVPARTGADKTSVVLFQHDDHAGGLLQLLEQFAARGINLTLLESRPTGAAMGSYCFSVDFEGHLDDERVAEALLGLRRVSADIRFLGSYPRADGQASDVVRTAADESYASAREWLRGLRG from the coding sequence ATGACCCGACACGGATACTTCGGCCCACGTGGCACCTTCACCCAGATGGCGTTGCGTGACTGGCTAGCCGACGACGATGCGGCTTTTGCCGAGGCGGTGCCATTTGCGACCGTTCCGGCGGCCCTCGATGGGGTGCGGACGGGAGAGGTCGACGTCGTGATGGTGCCGATCGAGAACTCGGTGGAGGGTGGTGTTTCGGCCACGCTTGACGCACTCAACAGCGGTGACCCCTTGTCGATCCAGGGCGAGGTGCTGGTGCCGATCAAGTTTGTGTTGGCCGCGCGGGCTGGGACCCAGCGTGCGGACATCAACGGCGTCGGTTCGCACTCGCACGCCTGGCCGCAGGTCCGCGCGTGGATGGCCAAGGAGTTGCCGCGGGCGGCGTACGTGCCCGCGCTCTCGACGGCGGCGGCCGCGGAGGCACTGGCTTCGGGTGAGGCGCAGCCGTTTGAGGCCGCGGTATGCGCGCCGCTTGCCGCGGACGTTTTCGACCTCGAGGTGCTGGCGCACGACATCGGCGACAACGCTTCTGCTGTCACGCGATTCGTGCTCGTGGGGCGACGCGGCCTCGTGCCGGCCCGGACCGGTGCCGACAAGACCAGCGTCGTGCTCTTCCAGCACGACGACCACGCCGGCGGCCTGCTCCAGCTGCTGGAGCAGTTCGCGGCGCGAGGGATCAACCTGACCCTCCTAGAGTCTCGCCCGACGGGCGCGGCGATGGGGTCCTACTGTTTTTCGGTCGACTTTGAAGGGCATCTTGACGACGAGCGCGTCGCTGAGGCCTTGCTCGGGCTGCGACGGGTGAGTGCGGACATCCGCTTCTTGGGGTCCTATCCCAGGGCTGACGGCCAGGCGTCTGACGTCGTACGCACCGCCGCCGATGAGTCGTACGCCAGCGCACGAGAGTGGTTGCGTGGTCTGCGCGGCTGA
- the mmsB gene encoding multiple monosaccharide ABC transporter permease, with translation MNAPADPPVAASHLEPEAEVRGGNALNQLFGGNLRQFGMVGALLLIVVVFQVSTGGTLLTSDNLMALLNGNAYILVLAIGMVMVIIAGHIDLSVGSVAAFVAILVAKSVTEWGWPWWLSVLLGLGVGLLVGLWQGVWVAYIGVPAFIVTLAGMLIFRGANQLVGNSQSVPVPEQIQYLGGGYLPEIGPNTGYNNLTLLLGILGCLVVAGGIWRARLTAIRLGSTIDPLWVTIVKMVVLSGAILALTYQFATGPEGTSFPIPGLVLLVLVIVYTFITSRTVLGRHVYAVGGNKQAAELSGVKSKQVNLLVMTNMGFLAAIAAILFIGRSTASGPADGDMWELDAIAAVFIGGAAVSGGVGTVPGSIIGGLVMATLNNGLQLEGIGADVTSIIKGLVLLAAVGIDVWNKNQGNFSIIGSLMKSGRSRQEAPAHPS, from the coding sequence ATGAACGCTCCTGCCGATCCTCCGGTCGCCGCTTCGCACCTCGAACCCGAGGCCGAGGTACGTGGCGGTAACGCCTTGAACCAGCTCTTCGGTGGAAACCTCCGCCAGTTCGGCATGGTGGGTGCCCTGCTCCTCATCGTGGTGGTCTTCCAGGTCTCGACCGGGGGCACGCTGTTGACCTCCGATAACCTCATGGCGCTCCTCAACGGCAACGCCTACATCCTGGTCCTCGCCATCGGCATGGTCATGGTCATCATCGCCGGGCACATCGACCTCTCGGTCGGCTCCGTCGCAGCCTTCGTGGCCATTCTGGTGGCCAAGTCCGTCACCGAATGGGGATGGCCCTGGTGGTTGTCGGTCCTGTTGGGGCTGGGCGTGGGTCTCCTGGTCGGTCTCTGGCAGGGCGTCTGGGTGGCATACATCGGTGTTCCCGCGTTCATCGTGACCTTGGCGGGAATGCTCATCTTCCGCGGTGCCAACCAGTTGGTCGGTAACTCCCAATCGGTCCCCGTGCCCGAGCAGATCCAGTACCTCGGCGGTGGATACCTCCCCGAAATTGGACCGAACACCGGGTACAACAACCTGACGCTGCTCCTGGGGATCCTTGGCTGCCTCGTCGTCGCCGGTGGTATCTGGCGAGCCCGCCTGACGGCCATCCGGCTGGGCTCCACGATCGACCCGCTCTGGGTCACCATCGTCAAGATGGTGGTCCTGAGCGGTGCGATCCTCGCGCTGACCTACCAGTTCGCGACCGGCCCCGAAGGCACCTCGTTCCCGATTCCCGGTCTGGTGCTCTTGGTCCTGGTCATCGTCTACACCTTCATCACCTCACGGACCGTCCTCGGCCGGCACGTCTACGCCGTCGGCGGCAACAAGCAAGCCGCTGAACTGTCTGGGGTGAAGAGCAAGCAGGTCAACCTGCTGGTCATGACCAACATGGGCTTCCTCGCTGCGATCGCCGCCATTCTGTTCATCGGCCGGTCGACTGCGTCCGGTCCGGCCGACGGAGATATGTGGGAACTCGACGCTATTGCAGCCGTCTTCATTGGCGGTGCCGCAGTCAGTGGTGGAGTCGGCACCGTTCCCGGGAGCATCATCGGTGGCCTGGTCATGGCCACCCTCAATAACGGTCTTCAACTCGAAGGCATCGGGGCCGACGTCACCTCGATCATCAAGGGCCTCGTCCTCTTGGCCGCGGTGGGCATCGACGTATGGAACAAGAACCAGGGCAACTTTTCGATCATCGGCTCCCTCATGAAGTCTGGGCGCTCCCGTCAAGAAGCCCCAGCACACCCGAGCTAG
- a CDS encoding glycosyltransferase 87 family protein → MTSSSRAAPRTWAVPILIVLVGTVPLAYAFLLSPDSGHWMVDLRVYREAGISLLDGRAVYDHVTPPPQELPFTYPPFAALLAIPLAWVPFTVLGWIWFYAQLVAIVVTVRIAAAPLLARVERHGVVWGLLALAITYTLPVTDGLRFGQVNAFLVLAVLIDVARPDLVRRIRLPGGFPLHGVLVGLATAIKLTPGVFIIYFLVTRQWRAAATSIVTVAVSIVGVLLIAPRLSLDFWTDALFASDRLGHNDGTANQSIRAVILRVGPEGTLGTLLLLGLIAVVVIIGYAAAKRAYDHHELLLAFTLVAMVGVLVSPVSWSHHFHWLLPGVCWLVARGFVTRDRRVIAAGAAVWLILTLHITWWAHWRLMGNGHAVFDRHLATGNPLWAVPHNALALVGLLTLFGLARMAWTTPKVEDRQRSAPTPSRR, encoded by the coding sequence GTGACATCGTCGAGCCGCGCAGCCCCTCGTACCTGGGCGGTCCCGATCCTCATTGTTCTGGTCGGGACTGTGCCCCTGGCATACGCATTCCTTCTCTCGCCCGACTCCGGTCACTGGATGGTCGATCTGCGCGTCTATCGCGAAGCGGGCATTTCGCTCCTTGACGGGCGCGCGGTCTATGACCACGTGACCCCGCCGCCGCAGGAACTGCCCTTTACCTACCCGCCCTTTGCGGCGCTCCTCGCCATACCGCTCGCCTGGGTGCCCTTCACCGTGTTGGGCTGGATCTGGTTCTATGCCCAGCTCGTCGCGATCGTGGTGACCGTGCGTATCGCTGCCGCACCGCTGCTGGCCAGGGTCGAGCGTCACGGTGTGGTGTGGGGATTGCTCGCGTTAGCGATCACCTACACGCTGCCCGTCACCGACGGTCTGCGCTTCGGCCAGGTCAATGCTTTCCTCGTCCTCGCGGTGCTCATCGATGTGGCTCGCCCAGACCTGGTGCGGCGGATCCGGCTGCCCGGTGGCTTCCCCCTGCACGGTGTTCTGGTCGGGCTCGCTACCGCCATCAAGCTGACGCCCGGCGTCTTCATCATCTACTTCTTGGTCACCCGGCAGTGGCGTGCAGCCGCAACGTCAATCGTCACCGTCGCGGTCTCCATCGTGGGCGTGCTGCTCATCGCGCCTCGACTGTCGCTCGACTTCTGGACGGACGCGCTCTTCGCCTCAGATCGCTTGGGGCACAACGACGGAACAGCCAATCAGTCGATCCGAGCGGTCATCCTGCGAGTCGGCCCGGAGGGGACTCTCGGCACGCTGCTGTTGCTCGGGTTGATCGCAGTCGTCGTCATCATTGGGTATGCCGCCGCCAAGCGTGCGTATGACCACCACGAACTGCTCCTGGCCTTCACTCTGGTCGCCATGGTGGGCGTGCTTGTCTCCCCGGTGTCGTGGTCGCACCACTTCCATTGGCTGCTTCCCGGAGTGTGTTGGCTGGTCGCGCGGGGATTCGTGACCCGCGATCGTCGCGTCATCGCGGCAGGCGCAGCGGTGTGGCTGATCCTGACGCTCCACATCACGTGGTGGGCTCATTGGCGGCTCATGGGCAATGGCCATGCGGTGTTCGACCGGCATCTCGCCACCGGGAACCCGCTGTGGGCGGTGCCGCACAATGCCCTCGCCCTGGTCGGACTGCTGACCTTGTTCGGTTTGGCGCGCATGGCATGGACTACGCCTAAGGTCGAGGACCGCCAGCGCTCGGCTCCAACACCGAGCCGGCGGTAA
- a CDS encoding sugar-binding protein yields MTHNPHFRVAVAGAAVLALTLSSCGGRDSGGGSDSSADKGSDKAASSGFAKDATIGVSLPQKTSENWVLAENLFKADLKSAGFKPNVQFANAGVSEQQNQISSMITNGAKVIVVGAVDGAQLGTQLKQAKDAGATVIAYDRLLLNTPNVDYYVAYDNFKVGELQGKALLEGMEKKGKKNSYNIELVAGSPDDANAKVFWDGAMSVLQPKIKDGTLKVGSGQKSFQQAVTQGWKPENVQKRFDAIIPGTYGSKSLDGVLSPNDTLARAVMTSAKSAKKPNPVVTGQDSEKESVKSIVAGGQYSTINKDTRNLVKQTIAMVKDLQAGKKPKVNDTESYNNKVKVVPANLLTPVIVTKDNAKEAYANDPTLSKIVAAGS; encoded by the coding sequence ATGACACACAACCCACACTTCCGGGTGGCGGTGGCCGGGGCCGCCGTTCTGGCGCTCACCCTAAGCTCCTGCGGCGGCCGCGATTCCGGTGGCGGCAGCGACTCCTCAGCAGACAAGGGCAGCGACAAAGCAGCATCCAGCGGCTTCGCAAAGGACGCCACCATTGGCGTCTCGCTACCTCAGAAGACCAGCGAGAACTGGGTCCTAGCCGAAAACCTGTTCAAGGCGGACCTCAAGAGCGCTGGCTTCAAGCCCAACGTGCAGTTCGCCAACGCCGGCGTCAGCGAGCAGCAGAACCAGATCAGCAGCATGATCACCAACGGCGCCAAAGTGATCGTCGTCGGCGCAGTCGACGGAGCACAGTTGGGCACCCAGCTCAAGCAGGCTAAAGACGCGGGCGCCACGGTCATCGCGTACGACCGCCTCCTGCTGAACACCCCCAACGTCGACTACTACGTGGCCTACGACAACTTCAAGGTTGGCGAACTCCAGGGCAAGGCTCTGCTGGAGGGCATGGAAAAGAAGGGGAAGAAAAACAGTTACAACATCGAGCTCGTCGCGGGCTCGCCCGATGACGCCAACGCGAAGGTCTTCTGGGACGGTGCCATGTCGGTGCTGCAGCCCAAGATCAAAGACGGCACGCTGAAGGTGGGCTCGGGTCAGAAGTCCTTCCAGCAGGCTGTGACACAGGGCTGGAAGCCGGAAAACGTGCAGAAGCGTTTCGACGCGATCATCCCCGGAACCTACGGTTCGAAGTCTCTCGATGGTGTGCTGTCGCCCAACGACACCCTGGCGCGGGCCGTGATGACCTCGGCGAAGTCCGCAAAGAAGCCGAATCCCGTTGTCACTGGCCAGGACTCAGAGAAGGAGTCGGTGAAGTCGATTGTGGCCGGCGGCCAGTACTCCACCATCAACAAGGACACCCGCAACCTGGTCAAGCAGACCATTGCGATGGTCAAGGACCTGCAGGCAGGCAAGAAGCCGAAGGTCAATGACACCGAGAGCTACAACAACAAGGTCAAGGTCGTTCCGGCCAACCTGCTGACCCCGGTCATCGTGACCAAGGACAACGCCAAAGAGGCATACGCCAACGACCCGACGCTGTCGAAGATTGTCGCGGCGGGCAGCTAA
- a CDS encoding glycosyltransferase family 2 protein has protein sequence MGECAAVIPAKDEGERIGRTVRAVASLPTVGAVIVVDDGSSDDTAQLAREAGADVVVHASNRGKAAAMMTGAEHAWAAGHTDAPVLFVDADLEDSAVELGVLIDPVLSRQADLTIAVLPPQTSAGGGRGFVVRLSRKGIRALTGYEAQQPLSGMRCMTRAAYAAAQPFARGWGVETAMTIDVLRAGLVVREVPCQLHHRVTGADWRGQMHRAAQYRDVALALAVRRLRHRRVER, from the coding sequence ATGGGGGAGTGCGCCGCGGTCATACCGGCCAAGGATGAAGGCGAGCGGATCGGTCGTACGGTCCGCGCTGTCGCCTCGTTGCCGACGGTCGGCGCGGTGATCGTGGTCGATGATGGGTCCAGTGACGACACTGCGCAGTTGGCCCGAGAGGCCGGTGCAGACGTGGTCGTCCACGCCAGCAACCGAGGCAAAGCGGCCGCCATGATGACCGGTGCCGAGCATGCTTGGGCGGCCGGGCATACCGATGCCCCCGTGCTGTTCGTCGATGCTGACCTGGAGGACTCCGCCGTAGAATTGGGAGTGCTGATCGATCCGGTGCTGTCGCGACAGGCCGATCTCACCATTGCGGTGTTGCCCCCTCAGACCTCCGCCGGTGGGGGCCGAGGTTTCGTCGTACGACTGTCCCGCAAGGGAATTCGCGCGCTCACCGGATACGAGGCCCAGCAACCACTCTCGGGGATGAGGTGTATGACGCGGGCGGCCTACGCCGCTGCGCAGCCTTTCGCCCGTGGCTGGGGCGTTGAGACGGCGATGACGATTGATGTGCTGCGCGCTGGCCTAGTGGTGCGCGAGGTGCCATGTCAGTTGCACCATCGCGTCACGGGTGCGGACTGGCGAGGGCAGATGCATCGGGCCGCGCAGTACCGCGATGTCGCGCTAGCCCTGGCTGTGCGGCGACTTCGGCACCGGAGGGTTGAACGGTGA
- a CDS encoding ROK family transcriptional regulator, with translation MTPASPGSQSALRRRNRETVLSALRSGPSTQAALARRTGLSGATISNIVRALTHEELVATSPTTTSGRRAVSVRLLNRESAVAGIDIGRRHVRVVVASPGYELLGERTRDLPVGHSAQDGTNAAVETYHQVLSDAGLEASAVVGAGIGLPGPIERGSRLVLDGSILPEWVGVDIQSEFERRLHVPVLIDNDANLGARAEVTWGDHQQVEDLIFVKMGTGVGAGLIIGGQQHYGASGLAGEIGHATIDERGPTCRCGNRGCLESYASTSVMIDALRTGSEPLGTADLVRLALQGDTATLRILDDAGFAVGRVIASLANFINPHVVVIGGPLAAVGDALTRPVHRGFVKHALRAIGDATPVVVSELGDRAEALGAAAAVIQKSSGTATLS, from the coding sequence GTGACCCCCGCCTCACCTGGCTCTCAAAGCGCACTCCGCCGCCGCAATCGCGAGACGGTGCTCAGCGCACTGCGCTCCGGGCCGTCCACGCAGGCCGCTCTCGCGCGCCGGACTGGGCTGAGCGGAGCAACCATCTCCAACATCGTCCGCGCTCTCACGCACGAGGAACTCGTGGCGACGTCGCCCACCACCACCTCGGGTCGACGAGCGGTGTCGGTTCGCCTGCTCAACCGGGAGAGCGCGGTCGCCGGAATCGATATCGGCCGGCGCCACGTTCGCGTAGTCGTGGCCAGTCCTGGCTATGAGCTTCTGGGTGAGCGAACTCGGGATCTGCCCGTGGGGCACAGCGCTCAGGATGGCACCAACGCTGCCGTGGAGACCTACCACCAGGTCCTGAGCGATGCAGGCCTTGAGGCGAGCGCGGTCGTGGGGGCCGGGATCGGGCTGCCCGGACCGATCGAGCGGGGAAGCCGCCTCGTGTTGGACGGTTCAATCTTGCCCGAATGGGTGGGCGTCGACATCCAGTCCGAGTTCGAGCGGCGCCTCCACGTGCCCGTCCTCATTGACAATGACGCCAATCTTGGCGCGCGCGCCGAGGTCACATGGGGTGATCACCAGCAGGTTGAGGACCTGATTTTCGTCAAGATGGGCACGGGCGTCGGCGCAGGTTTGATCATCGGTGGCCAACAGCATTACGGCGCGAGCGGGCTGGCCGGCGAGATCGGGCACGCGACCATTGACGAGCGCGGGCCCACCTGCCGATGCGGAAATCGTGGCTGCCTTGAGTCGTATGCCTCGACTTCGGTGATGATCGATGCACTGCGGACCGGAAGCGAGCCACTCGGCACAGCCGACCTCGTGCGCCTGGCACTCCAGGGCGATACGGCGACGTTGCGCATTCTTGATGACGCTGGCTTCGCCGTCGGCCGGGTCATCGCGAGCCTCGCGAACTTCATCAATCCGCATGTCGTCGTGATCGGCGGCCCTCTCGCGGCCGTCGGAGACGCGCTCACCCGCCCGGTTCACCGCGGATTCGTCAAGCACGCACTCCGCGCCATTGGTGACGCCACACCAGTCGTAGTCTCCGAGCTCGGCGACCGCGCGGAGGCCCTCGGCGCCGCTGCTGCCGTCATCCAAAAGTCGTCGGGTACGGCGACTTTGTCTTAA
- the mmsA gene encoding multiple monosaccharide ABC transporter ATP-binding protein, whose translation MHTETPGPGQHLLQMRDITKRFPGVLALSEVNLTVSVGEVHAICGENGAGKSTLMKVLSGVYPHGSYDGEILYRGTPAAFRTIRDSESEGIVIIHQELALIPELSITENIFLGNEPARRGVIDWGQAKQRARELMDWVGLREDPDTAIKEIGVGKQQLVEIAKALNKDVKLLILDEPTAALNENDSAHLLGLISDLRERGITSIMISHKLGEIEAVADSITILRDGRSIETLDVRAGQVDEDRIIRGMVGRTLGHRFPDRSGTAGPVFFEVRDWTVRHPRAADRLVCKNASFTVRRGEIVGFAGLMGAGRTELARSIFGRSYGGYVSGTIIKDGREIAPTSVAAAIAEGLGYVTEDRKSLGLNLLDDIKRTTVSAALDSISRRSVVNAHEEHRVAEGYRQKLRTKAPSVDVGVSKLSGGNQQKVVLAKWLFTDPDLLILDEPTRGIDVGAKAEIYGFINELADQGKGVIVISSELPELLGLSDRIYTLFEGSITGELARGQADQESLMRLMTQPSAHTRTA comes from the coding sequence ATGCACACGGAGACGCCCGGACCCGGACAACACCTCCTGCAGATGCGGGACATCACCAAGCGATTTCCCGGGGTCTTGGCTCTCTCCGAGGTCAACCTGACGGTGTCCGTCGGCGAGGTCCATGCCATCTGCGGTGAGAACGGTGCCGGCAAGTCGACGCTGATGAAGGTGCTGTCCGGCGTCTACCCCCACGGCTCCTACGACGGCGAAATCCTCTACCGGGGAACTCCCGCCGCCTTCCGGACCATCCGGGACTCCGAGTCCGAGGGCATCGTCATCATCCACCAGGAACTCGCGCTGATCCCCGAGTTGTCGATCACCGAGAACATCTTCCTCGGCAACGAACCCGCGCGACGGGGCGTCATTGACTGGGGCCAAGCCAAGCAACGGGCCCGGGAACTCATGGACTGGGTGGGCCTTCGTGAAGACCCTGACACGGCCATCAAGGAGATCGGCGTCGGTAAGCAACAACTGGTCGAGATCGCCAAGGCGCTCAATAAGGACGTCAAGCTCCTCATCTTGGATGAGCCCACCGCCGCTCTGAATGAGAACGACTCCGCACATCTGCTTGGTTTGATCAGCGATCTGCGCGAGCGCGGCATCACTTCAATCATGATTAGTCACAAGCTCGGCGAGATCGAAGCCGTCGCCGACTCCATCACGATTCTGCGGGACGGGCGCTCCATCGAGACTCTCGATGTGCGGGCCGGGCAGGTTGATGAGGACCGCATCATCCGTGGCATGGTCGGCCGCACCCTCGGACACCGCTTCCCAGATCGCAGCGGAACCGCTGGCCCGGTCTTCTTTGAGGTACGTGACTGGACCGTTCGCCACCCGCGCGCCGCCGATCGCCTGGTGTGCAAAAACGCCTCATTCACCGTCCGTCGGGGCGAGATCGTGGGCTTTGCCGGTCTGATGGGGGCGGGGCGTACCGAACTCGCTCGCTCGATCTTCGGTCGCTCCTACGGCGGGTATGTCTCGGGCACGATCATCAAAGACGGCCGCGAGATCGCCCCCACGAGCGTCGCCGCCGCCATCGCCGAGGGTTTGGGCTACGTCACCGAAGACCGCAAGAGTCTCGGACTCAACCTGCTCGACGACATCAAGCGGACCACCGTCAGCGCGGCCCTCGACTCCATCTCCCGGCGCAGCGTCGTGAACGCGCACGAAGAGCACCGCGTCGCCGAGGGGTACCGGCAGAAGTTGCGTACTAAGGCCCCGTCCGTTGACGTCGGCGTGTCCAAACTGTCCGGCGGCAACCAGCAAAAGGTCGTCCTGGCCAAGTGGCTCTTTACCGACCCAGACCTCCTGATCTTGGATGAACCCACCCGCGGCATCGACGTGGGCGCCAAGGCTGAAATCTACGGGTTCATCAACGAACTGGCCGACCAGGGGAAAGGCGTCATCGTCATCTCCTCCGAGCTACCCGAACTCTTGGGTCTTTCCGATCGCATCTACACCCTCTTCGAGGGCTCCATCACCGGTGAGCTCGCTCGTGGGCAAGCCGACCAGGAGTCCTTGATGCGCCTCATGACCCAGCCGTCCGCCCACACCCGAACCGCCTGA
- a CDS encoding type IV toxin-antitoxin system AbiEi family antitoxin domain-containing protein encodes MPSPPRSLSEQLHLRALSQGGVFSRSEAIDCGHADRDLPMWVRAGLVVKAARGAYYLSPEREPGWERQSPVEQQVEHERLRIRAVLHVLPAAFVASHGSALCLHDLPRLQAPDPVATVHVMSVGPQVTAPRRPGVKVHAPVVWWTQ; translated from the coding sequence ATGCCATCGCCGCCGAGGTCGTTATCCGAGCAATTGCATCTGCGGGCGCTCAGCCAGGGGGGAGTGTTTAGTCGCTCGGAGGCGATCGACTGCGGACACGCGGACAGGGACCTTCCGATGTGGGTACGCGCCGGGCTAGTGGTCAAGGCCGCGCGGGGTGCGTACTACCTATCGCCTGAGCGCGAGCCAGGTTGGGAACGTCAGTCACCGGTCGAACAGCAGGTCGAGCATGAGCGACTTCGAATCCGGGCGGTGTTGCACGTGCTCCCGGCCGCGTTCGTGGCAAGTCACGGCTCGGCGTTGTGCCTGCACGATCTGCCCCGGCTGCAGGCTCCGGATCCTGTCGCGACGGTCCATGTGATGTCGGTGGGGCCGCAGGTCACGGCGCCTCGGCGGCCGGGAGTGAAGGTGCATGCGCCGGTGGTCTGGTGGACGCAGTGA
- a CDS encoding DUF4446 family protein, which yields MDSSTLALVAGVVAVVALLVALVAVLRAGAIHRQLLALGADGDHDVVSLLAREHDRVSRLGSDLTALSTRIDSLDGQAAAGLRHVAVVRYDAFGDMGGRLSFSAALVDDTGDGLVLSSIHARGESRTYAKGVVGGVSEITLSPEERQALTAARDSSKDRTHE from the coding sequence GTGGACTCAAGCACCCTCGCTCTGGTGGCGGGTGTCGTGGCGGTGGTGGCACTGCTGGTGGCACTCGTCGCGGTGCTGCGTGCCGGGGCCATCCATCGGCAACTCCTTGCGCTGGGTGCCGATGGGGACCACGACGTGGTGAGTTTGCTGGCACGAGAGCACGATCGGGTTTCGCGCCTTGGCAGTGACCTCACGGCACTGAGCACGCGGATCGACTCATTAGACGGTCAGGCGGCTGCCGGGCTGCGCCATGTGGCGGTGGTTCGCTATGACGCGTTCGGCGATATGGGCGGCCGGTTGAGTTTTTCGGCGGCACTGGTTGACGACACCGGCGATGGGTTGGTGCTGTCCTCGATCCACGCGCGCGGCGAGTCACGCACCTACGCCAAGGGCGTGGTCGGTGGCGTCAGCGAGATCACCCTTTCCCCCGAAGAGCGGCAGGCACTCACCGCCGCTCGCGATAGTTCGAAGGACCGGACGCACGAATGA